A part of Sugiyamaella lignohabitans strain CBS 10342 chromosome D, complete sequence genomic DNA contains:
- the ADH2 gene encoding alcohol dehydrogenase ADH2 (Glucose-repressible alcohol dehydrogenase II; catalyzes the conversion of ethanol to acetaldehyde; involved in the production of certain carboxylate esters; regulated by ADR1; GO_component: GO:0005737 - cytoplasm [Evidence IEA,IEA]; GO_component: GO:0005737 - cytoplasm [Evidence IDA] [PMID 11914276]; GO_component: GO:0005737 - cytoplasm [Evidence IDA] [PMID 14562095]; GO_function: GO:0004022 - alcohol dehydrogenase (NAD) activity [Evidence IEA]; GO_function: GO:0004022 - alcohol dehydrogenase (NAD) activity [Evidence IDA] [PMID 3546317]; GO_function: GO:0046872 - metal ion binding [Evidence IEA]; GO_function: GO:0016491 - oxidoreductase activity [Evidence IEA,IEA]; GO_function: GO:0008270 - zinc ion binding [Evidence IEA]; GO_process: GO:0006116 - NADH oxidation [Evidence IDA] [PMID 3546317]; GO_process: GO:0000947 - amino acid catabolic process to alcohol via Ehrlich pathway [Evidence IGI] [PMID 12499363]; GO_process: GO:0006067 - ethanol metabolic process [Evidence IDA] [PMID 3546317]; GO_process: GO:0055114 - oxidation-reduction process [Evidence IEA,IEA]) — MVEQPTSYEIPKTQKAAVVTQYGEDFKVEVQTDFPVPEIKSDEILVRLYSSGVCHSDLSAIKGSWGSKMQVQVAGHEGYGYIVKHGSLVDPTAYPLGTKVGVPLLYNPCRTCSACLIPDGEAFCLKSKFYSTHINGTWQQYVNIHSQYVIPVPDISKEHENEIGPILCGGLTVYRGIKSSQARAGKTIVVTGAGGGLGSLAIQYATAIGLRVIAIDTGADKEALTKKLGAEVFIDYAKEKDIVSAVKNATGGLGAHVVLSLAPSEASYNQTLHYLAVQGTLICIGLPKVGVNLTFPPMLAIMKGIRIIGSLVGTRNDILEALDFLARDKVHPSITVHPIEDIQAILDRMDKGQLPGRAVITFD; from the coding sequence CTTCCCGGTGCCCGAAATCAAATCCGATGAGATTCTAGTGAGACTATACTCATCAGGAGTATGTCATTCAGACTTGTCAGCTATTAAAGGATCATGGGGAAGTAAAATGCAAGTCCAAGTTGCTGGTCATGAGGGCTATGGATACATTGTCAAGCATGGCTCGCTTGTTGATCCTACTGCTTATCCATTGGGAACCAAAGTGGGAGTTCCTCTTCTCTACAACCCCTGTAGAACTTGTAGTGCTTGTCTTATTCCAGATGGTGAGGCGTTCTGTCTCAAGTCCAAATTCTACTCGACTCATATCAATGGAACCTGGCAGCAGTACGTGAATATCCACTCGCAATATGTGATTCCTGTACCAGATATTTCCAAAGAGCACGAGAATGAAATTGGTCCTATTCTCTGCGGTGGTTTGACTGTGTACAGAGGAATCAAGAGTTCCCAAGCTCGTGCTGGTAAGACTATTGTTGTGACTGGTGCAGGTGGCGGTCTAGGATCATTGGCCATTCAGTATGCCACGGCAATTGGCTTGCGTGTGATTGCAATTGatactggtgctgataaGGAAGCATTAACCAAAAAGCTTGGTGCTGAAGTATTTATCGACTATGCCAAGGAGAAGGACATTGTCAGTGCAGTGAAGAATGCCACTGGAGGTCTTGGTGCTCATGTGGTTTTGTCATTGGCTCCATCTGAGGCTTCTTATAACCAGACATTGCATTATTTGGCTGTCCAGGGTACTTTGATCTGTATTGGTCTTCCCAAGGTAGGTGTCAACCTGACCTTCCCTCCCATGCTGGCTATCATGAAGGGTATTCGTATTATTGGTTCTCTTGTGGGTACCCGAAATGATATCCTCGAGGCTCTTGATTTCCTTGCTAGAGATAAGGTTCATCCATCAATCACTGTTCACCCTATTGAGGATATTCAGGCCATCTTGGATAGGATGGATAAGGGTCAATTGCCAGGACGTGCTGTGATTACCTTTGATTAG